In Syntrophomonas wolfei subsp. wolfei str. Goettingen G311, a single window of DNA contains:
- a CDS encoding superoxide dismutase, translating to MAHTLPDLPYAYDALEPFYDEQTVRLHHDMHHKAYVDGLNNAESKLAEALEKGDFALIKHIERELSFHGSGHILHTMFWENMKPGGGGPADGAVAELIDRDFGSFDNFKKLFSASALAVEGSGWTILACNPIFEKLVVLQAEKHQDLTQWGAVPLLIVDVWEHAYYLKYQNKRAAWIEAWWNLINWDDVNRRVALMQQK from the coding sequence ATGGCTCATACTCTACCGGATTTACCGTATGCCTATGATGCGCTGGAACCTTTTTACGATGAACAGACGGTGAGATTACACCATGATATGCACCACAAGGCCTATGTTGATGGACTAAACAACGCGGAGAGCAAGCTGGCCGAAGCCCTGGAAAAAGGTGATTTCGCCTTAATCAAACACATCGAGCGGGAGCTGTCTTTCCACGGCTCAGGACACATTTTGCACACTATGTTTTGGGAAAATATGAAGCCGGGCGGGGGAGGTCCTGCCGATGGGGCTGTGGCTGAGCTGATTGACCGTGATTTCGGCTCCTTCGATAACTTCAAAAAACTCTTCTCTGCTTCTGCCCTTGCGGTAGAGGGTTCGGGATGGACCATACTGGCCTGCAATCCGATATTTGAAAAGCTGGTGGTCTTGCAGGCAGAAAAGCATCAGGATCTAACCCAATGGGGCGCAGTTCCGTTGTTGATTGTGGATGTCTGGGAACATGCTTATTACCTCAAGTACCAGAACAAGCGGGCGGCCTGGATTGAAGCCTGGTGGAATCTCATAAACTGGGATGATGTTAACCGGCGGGTAGCTTTAATGCAGCAAAAATAA
- a CDS encoding GumC family protein has product MQGNDPSYYNDYEEIDLRDIFKTINKWKHTIIAVTLICVLLSGIFSFFVLDPVYEASTVVSIYQAQLNREKESSNDITDTVNELGEIPYMSAVSCEQQVKSPAIIEAVIKKLQLPYTRNGLKSSIKTQQVQNTNLIIITVSNNDPELAAKIANTLREEFILHINKINKRKMAQSLEIMEKEWLQKEEVELDVVSEKLKEHKLQSRSIEFLNSQLGKKREDLINYQSWLAKAEIDRASQQEGIKQLQETIAHTPHTLTTVNTANGILPADLQGIDIKDGTVSSEQINMNYTSLIEAYNSKTTALAELTVQINKTRQEIARQEKEILDLEAELIINQLGEKKLQNEVSRRESVVDLLSSKIAELKMTESINLADNNIITVSEAMVPEAPVKPNKMLNIAIAAVLGLMLATFGIFLIEYLRENGTNKSEPEDMKGITR; this is encoded by the coding sequence ATGCAAGGAAATGATCCCTCCTATTATAATGACTATGAAGAAATAGACCTTCGTGACATATTTAAAACCATTAACAAATGGAAACACACCATCATTGCAGTTACACTAATATGCGTGCTTTTAAGCGGTATATTTAGCTTCTTTGTTCTGGATCCGGTTTACGAAGCAAGTACTGTGGTTTCAATTTACCAGGCTCAGCTTAACCGGGAAAAAGAAAGTTCAAATGATATAACAGATACTGTTAATGAACTGGGGGAAATCCCCTATATGAGTGCTGTAAGTTGCGAGCAGCAAGTAAAATCCCCGGCTATAATAGAAGCAGTTATAAAAAAATTGCAGCTGCCTTATACTAGAAACGGACTCAAATCATCAATTAAAACTCAACAGGTACAAAACACCAACCTGATTATCATAACAGTAAGCAATAACGACCCGGAGTTGGCAGCCAAAATTGCCAACACTTTGCGGGAAGAATTTATCTTACATATTAACAAGATTAATAAGAGAAAAATGGCGCAGTCTTTAGAAATCATGGAAAAAGAATGGCTACAAAAGGAAGAAGTTGAGCTTGATGTAGTCAGTGAAAAACTAAAAGAACACAAACTACAATCTCGCTCCATAGAATTCTTGAACAGCCAGTTGGGTAAAAAAAGAGAAGATTTGATAAATTACCAATCATGGCTGGCCAAGGCTGAAATTGACCGGGCCAGCCAGCAAGAAGGGATCAAACAGCTCCAGGAAACCATTGCCCATACTCCCCATACTCTAACTACGGTCAATACCGCCAATGGCATCCTGCCTGCTGACCTTCAGGGTATTGATATAAAAGATGGTACGGTTAGCAGTGAGCAAATTAATATGAACTATACATCATTAATCGAAGCCTATAACAGCAAAACAACAGCTCTGGCCGAACTCACTGTACAGATAAATAAAACCAGGCAGGAAATCGCCAGGCAGGAAAAAGAAATCCTTGATCTGGAAGCAGAACTGATAATAAACCAGCTCGGTGAAAAGAAATTGCAAAACGAAGTCAGCAGGAGAGAAAGTGTGGTAGACTTGTTATCTTCCAAAATTGCAGAATTAAAAATGACAGAATCAATCAACCTGGCTGATAATAACATCATAACTGTATCCGAAGCCATGGTTCCCGAAGCCCCGGTTAAGCCAAACAAAATGCTTAATATAGCCATAGCTGCTGTTCTGGGTTTAATGCTGGCCACCTTCGGCATATTTCTCATAGAATATCTTCGTGAGAATGGAACAAATAAAAGTGAGCCGGAGGACATGAAAGGTATTACGAGATAA
- a CDS encoding efflux RND transporter periplasmic adaptor subunit, which translates to MKSKKTWIIGGLILLALIAAAAMMARSAEPVEVVQASRGTFTLTLEETAYVQAADDRELQAASTAQVRELLVASGDKVMPGQLLMKLSSPELTAETASARSQLARTEAELQAAGLKMQSLRLELKQAENDLARKKNLLQSGALARAEYEEAELEVDQLRKTISQQEAGVSGLSQQVASLSEMLNGLEEKRGQLQVTSPVSGIILDLPVKVGQVVAPGTLLAQLGSAGQLEVKTELLSDEIRRVKIGQSTRITAPVLGEEVLNGQISKIYPRAYEKTSALGVIQRRVPVIINLEQIANLQPGYEVRVAIETLRKEGVILLPRESVRLDEKGNYRLWLVKEGRIAQRSIQVGEKNQQWVEVIKGIKAGETVVRDGSRELKEGSRVKALEPNESL; encoded by the coding sequence ATGAAAAGCAAAAAAACCTGGATAATAGGGGGGCTCATTCTTCTTGCTCTTATAGCCGCAGCAGCCATGATGGCCCGCAGTGCTGAACCGGTGGAAGTGGTCCAGGCTAGTCGCGGAACCTTTACCCTCACGTTAGAGGAGACCGCTTATGTTCAGGCGGCTGATGACCGGGAATTGCAGGCGGCATCAACTGCCCAGGTACGAGAATTGCTGGTTGCATCAGGGGATAAGGTTATGCCGGGGCAGCTATTGATGAAACTTTCCAGCCCGGAGTTAACTGCCGAAACCGCTTCCGCCCGTTCCCAGCTGGCCCGGACGGAAGCAGAGTTGCAAGCTGCCGGGCTTAAAATGCAATCACTCCGCCTGGAGCTCAAGCAGGCGGAAAACGACCTGGCTCGAAAGAAAAACCTGCTGCAATCGGGAGCACTGGCCCGGGCTGAATATGAAGAGGCCGAGCTGGAGGTAGACCAGTTAAGAAAGACTATATCCCAACAGGAAGCCGGTGTCAGCGGTTTAAGCCAGCAGGTGGCCAGTCTAAGCGAGATGCTAAACGGCCTGGAAGAAAAGCGGGGACAACTCCAGGTAACAAGCCCGGTATCCGGAATCATTCTGGATTTGCCGGTTAAAGTCGGACAGGTAGTAGCACCGGGTACGTTGCTGGCTCAACTGGGTTCTGCCGGTCAGTTAGAGGTAAAAACCGAGCTCTTGAGTGATGAGATCCGCCGGGTAAAGATAGGGCAGAGCACCCGGATTACCGCTCCCGTATTGGGTGAAGAGGTTCTCAATGGTCAGATCAGTAAAATCTATCCCCGGGCATATGAGAAAACTTCTGCTCTGGGGGTAATCCAGCGTCGGGTTCCGGTTATTATCAATTTGGAACAGATAGCCAATCTTCAACCGGGATATGAGGTGCGGGTTGCGATTGAAACCTTGCGTAAGGAAGGGGTTATTCTGCTTCCCCGTGAGTCGGTACGGCTTGATGAAAAGGGGAATTACCGGCTGTGGCTGGTAAAGGAAGGCCGCATTGCGCAGCGCTCGATCCAGGTTGGTGAGAAAAACCAGCAATGGGTGGAAGTAATCAAGGGAATCAAGGCTGGTGAAACTGTAGTCCGGGATGGCAGCCGGGAACTAAAGGAAGGCAGCCGGGTTAAAGCACTTGAGCCAAATGAGTCGCTATGA
- a CDS encoding ABC transporter permease produces the protein MTILTRRLFRTIQAGRGQFLALVLIVTLGVIIYIGMSSSYNNLNHSQQQFYHDYAFADYTFQVVKAPESIVARVEALPGVLNASGRIQKDVPIIKEGRERITGRLTGYPLPMENELNRLHLLSGRQLERQASGKVAVLLDPQYARANHLAPGQDMEIIAEGKKVSLTVIGTATSPEFIYPMKDAGSLFPEPERFGILMLSQLQAQQILGLPGQINQLLVDLAPGVDEEKIKEQVEKILAPYGNISSYPRKDQSSHLVLQAELDGIKLFALTLPLIFFLVAAGIQFIILTRLIRSQRLPIGVMKALGYDNCRIMWHYTSYGLAVGLVAAILGTGLGIALTAVLNNLYAQFFNLPSMTNEINFRVVLYSFLITSLVGIASGFFASRSVIRINPAEAMRTQPPSSGRRTPLESWPWLWQQFSSSWKMSLRSIFRNRGRFAVSVLGIISSVVLLVFSCFSLDATDYLMNQNFEQINRYDYMIRFTEPIKYSEILDWTRWDEVQRMEPMMELPVKLHAGGESKDEVLLGMIPSNRLKRVYDKLGQERQIPEEGILLGKRVADKLGLQLGDEVVVETTLGIGPSRSSRLIVMGINEPMTGSGSYVSFSTVNSLLGEQELASAVLLKLDAAQMPSVENRLQEMSRVASVNSPARERETFEQLMGTTTTTIAIMILFAGLLGLAIIYNSSVMTFNERQRELASLRVLGYSRGEVSGLLRKETWAQALLGIALGLPAGKTAGAAYMVSASTELYSFPVIIYPRTYFIVAGLALFFVWIGQQLAIRKVERLDMVEALKNQD, from the coding sequence ATGACTATCCTTACCCGCAGATTATTTCGGACCATTCAGGCTGGCCGGGGGCAGTTCCTGGCTCTGGTGTTGATTGTCACCCTGGGGGTGATAATATACATTGGCATGAGCAGCTCTTATAATAATTTAAACCACTCGCAACAGCAATTTTACCACGATTACGCTTTTGCTGATTACACTTTCCAGGTAGTCAAGGCACCGGAATCGATAGTGGCGAGGGTGGAAGCTTTGCCCGGAGTTCTTAATGCCAGCGGGCGTATTCAAAAGGATGTTCCTATTATAAAAGAAGGGCGGGAGAGGATAACCGGTCGTTTGACGGGTTACCCCTTGCCCATGGAGAATGAGCTTAACCGCCTGCACCTCCTGTCAGGCCGTCAGCTTGAGCGGCAAGCTTCGGGGAAGGTTGCTGTATTGCTTGACCCGCAGTACGCCCGGGCCAACCACCTGGCCCCGGGCCAGGATATGGAGATCATTGCTGAGGGCAAGAAAGTAAGCCTGACAGTCATCGGTACCGCTACCAGCCCGGAATTCATCTATCCCATGAAAGATGCGGGATCACTTTTCCCGGAACCGGAACGATTTGGAATTTTAATGCTTTCCCAGCTCCAGGCCCAGCAGATATTGGGCTTACCCGGGCAGATTAACCAGCTTCTGGTGGATTTGGCCCCCGGGGTGGATGAAGAAAAAATTAAGGAGCAGGTGGAGAAGATACTGGCACCTTACGGGAATATTAGCAGTTACCCGCGTAAGGATCAGTCCAGCCATCTTGTATTGCAGGCTGAATTAGACGGAATAAAGCTTTTTGCCCTCACTTTGCCCTTAATCTTTTTCCTGGTGGCGGCCGGGATACAGTTCATTATTCTTACTCGACTGATTCGTTCCCAGCGATTGCCCATTGGTGTCATGAAGGCACTGGGTTACGATAACTGCCGGATAATGTGGCATTATACTTCTTACGGCCTAGCAGTCGGTTTGGTGGCAGCGATTCTAGGTACCGGCCTGGGGATAGCTTTGACTGCGGTTTTAAATAATCTTTATGCCCAGTTTTTCAATTTGCCTAGCATGACTAATGAAATAAATTTCCGGGTGGTGCTGTATAGTTTCCTGATTACTTCTCTGGTAGGTATAGCTTCAGGATTCTTTGCTTCTCGCTCGGTAATCCGCATCAACCCGGCAGAGGCTATGCGTACCCAGCCCCCTTCCTCGGGACGGCGTACCCCCTTGGAGAGCTGGCCCTGGTTATGGCAGCAGTTTAGTAGTAGTTGGAAAATGAGCCTGCGCTCCATATTCCGCAACCGGGGACGATTTGCCGTAAGTGTTTTGGGGATTATAAGCTCCGTAGTGCTGCTGGTTTTTTCCTGTTTTTCCCTTGATGCTACCGATTATCTCATGAACCAGAACTTTGAACAGATAAATCGCTATGATTACATGATTCGTTTTACTGAACCGATTAAATATTCGGAGATTTTGGACTGGACCCGCTGGGATGAAGTACAGCGTATGGAGCCTATGATGGAACTGCCGGTAAAACTTCATGCCGGGGGAGAGTCCAAGGACGAAGTCTTGCTGGGAATGATCCCTTCCAATCGCTTGAAACGGGTTTATGATAAATTGGGGCAGGAGCGGCAGATTCCTGAAGAGGGTATCCTTCTGGGCAAACGGGTGGCTGACAAGCTGGGTTTGCAGCTGGGAGATGAAGTAGTGGTGGAGACCACGCTGGGGATTGGACCTTCCCGCAGCTCACGTCTGATCGTAATGGGTATAAATGAACCCATGACCGGCAGTGGTTCTTATGTATCGTTCAGCACCGTCAATAGCCTGCTGGGAGAGCAAGAGCTAGCCAGTGCTGTACTTTTGAAGCTCGATGCCGCCCAGATGCCATCGGTGGAAAACCGCTTGCAGGAAATGAGCCGGGTAGCTTCGGTAAACAGTCCCGCCCGGGAGCGGGAGACCTTTGAGCAACTTATGGGAACTACCACTACTACGATTGCGATAATGATTCTCTTTGCCGGGCTGTTGGGATTGGCTATTATTTATAATAGCTCGGTAATGACTTTTAATGAGCGCCAGCGGGAACTGGCTTCCCTGCGGGTTTTGGGTTATTCACGGGGGGAAGTGTCAGGCCTGTTGCGCAAGGAAACCTGGGCGCAAGCCTTACTGGGTATTGCTCTGGGATTACCTGCCGGCAAGACTGCGGGGGCCGCTTACATGGTCAGTGCCAGTACCGAGCTGTATAGTTTTCCGGTAATCATATATCCCCGCACTTATTTTATTGTTGCCGGGCTGGCATTATTTTTTGTCTGGATCGGGCAGCAGTTGGCCATCCGCAAGGTAGAGCGGCTGGATATGGTAGAAGCGTTGAAAAACCAGGATTAA
- a CDS encoding ABC transporter ATP-binding protein, whose amino-acid sequence MPNEVLISLSDISKTYIMGEVKVEALKATSLEIYQGELLVILGPSGSGKSTLLNLIGGIDTPTSGQMLFGKALLSNGREKDLTRYRRQEVGFVFQFYNLIADLTAAENVALAAELVAEPLAVDDVLRDVNLWERRDHFPSQLSGGEQQRVAIARAMVKSPRLLLCDEPTGALDFETGKMVLRLLRDIQKNQASTVIIVTHNTAIADIADRVLRMRSGSVAEIIINENPLPPERIEW is encoded by the coding sequence TTGCCGAATGAGGTATTAATTAGTCTAAGTGATATCAGCAAAACCTACATCATGGGCGAAGTCAAGGTAGAGGCCTTAAAAGCGACTTCCCTGGAAATATACCAGGGGGAACTCCTGGTTATCCTGGGCCCCAGCGGTTCCGGCAAAAGCACCCTCCTAAACCTGATTGGGGGAATAGATACACCCACCAGCGGGCAAATGCTTTTTGGTAAAGCACTGCTAAGCAATGGCCGTGAAAAGGATTTAACCCGTTACCGGAGGCAGGAGGTAGGATTCGTCTTCCAATTTTATAATCTGATAGCCGACCTCACCGCAGCTGAAAATGTGGCTCTGGCGGCGGAACTGGTAGCAGAACCCCTGGCGGTTGATGATGTCTTGCGGGATGTGAATCTATGGGAACGGCGGGATCATTTCCCTTCCCAGTTAAGTGGCGGTGAACAGCAGCGGGTAGCCATTGCCCGGGCGATGGTTAAAAGCCCCCGCTTGCTCTTATGTGATGAACCCACCGGGGCTCTGGATTTTGAAACCGGTAAAATGGTACTTAGGCTCTTGCGGGATATCCAGAAAAATCAGGCCAGTACGGTAATTATTGTTACTCATAATACCGCCATTGCTGATATAGCTGACCGGGTGCTGCGTATGCGCAGCGGATCGGTGGCGGAAATTATTATAAATGAAAATCCCCTGCCACCGGAAAGGATTGAGTGGTAA
- a CDS encoding VWA domain-containing protein, which translates to MVINFSHPLLLLIIPLIFYPLYLWYRDSGHLPAFRRNMALLLRSLLLLSLILALAGLELRFPLERQSVVFAVDLSASCENSREAAENFIREALKHKKADDQAGVVVFGGNALVDQSLSDSSRLHPIESLVDRNYSKPEQALKLADALMPDNFSRRVVLLSDGRQNDGDALKEAAYLAEKKIRLDLLPLESSPTRDARVKSLEVPQSLFAGEKFPLKVGIESNFATTAQLRLYQDQELIGQEEIKLRQGENMLLYSSVLDEAGFHSFQASIEVEQDGVADNNEAYAFSLVQGPPRLLLVEGKKGEARGLEAVLSSLNMDYDLLSPRELPASLTELQRYGLMILCNVPAEDLRAEAMQAIHTAVRDLGKGLIMIGGEDSFGPGGYFNTPVEKALPVYMDLRGKKEIPSLGLVLVIDKSGSMSEGSGGYSKVELAKEAAIQATSILGPLDMAGVVAFDDTAQWVVEFQAVKDKDAIQDDIATIRADGGTSIYPALALAYTALKDAHTKFKHIILLTDGQSATTGDYYFLSRRMARAGITMSTVAVGEGADTLLLEQLAAWGQGRYYFSDEISNIPRIFTKETMKAIKSYLVEESFFPVLTAESPLMEGISAVPALEGYVATTPKKTAQVVLSSHRQDPVLAQWQYGLGRSIAFTTDGGWRWSSAWTAWGDYNHFWANLISWTLPRSQQDARLELKTSLEGRQGLIQVDSRELSLSLPSEAVVVDPELKAQKIKLEPVAPGRYEGRFSTGEPGVYFINVTQQGNEGELRSASGGITLAYSPEYAESGSDEKFLQVLVQAGGGSIISEPREAFAPNLPVARGVRELWPWLLMLVALLLPLDIANRRLAYNLSDLQAWWQRWKKPEGTASAHAPTAVTFNRLRQRKEDLNEQERQRSGGRQLIKDEAHSKPEKASVLSQSREGSEKDKAQEKDKVQETKQDKDGMSRLLAAKKRARK; encoded by the coding sequence GTGGTTATTAATTTTAGTCACCCCCTTTTATTACTTATAATTCCCCTGATTTTCTACCCGCTTTATCTCTGGTATCGAGATTCCGGGCATTTGCCTGCTTTCCGGCGCAATATGGCTCTGCTGTTAAGAAGCCTTCTGCTCTTAAGCCTCATACTGGCCCTGGCCGGGCTGGAACTGCGTTTTCCGCTGGAGCGGCAGAGTGTGGTCTTTGCCGTGGATCTTTCTGCCAGTTGTGAAAATAGCCGGGAAGCGGCGGAAAACTTCATTAGAGAGGCCTTGAAGCACAAGAAAGCAGACGACCAGGCGGGGGTAGTGGTATTTGGCGGCAATGCCCTGGTGGATCAGAGCCTCTCCGACAGCAGCCGCTTGCATCCTATTGAAAGCCTGGTGGACCGGAACTACAGCAAGCCGGAACAGGCCTTGAAGCTGGCTGACGCTCTGATGCCCGATAATTTTTCGCGGCGGGTGGTGTTGCTCTCCGATGGACGCCAGAATGATGGCGACGCCTTGAAAGAAGCGGCTTACCTGGCTGAGAAGAAGATACGGCTTGACCTGCTTCCCCTGGAAAGCAGCCCCACCCGGGACGCGCGGGTGAAGAGCCTGGAAGTTCCTCAGAGTCTTTTTGCCGGGGAAAAGTTTCCGCTTAAAGTGGGGATAGAGAGCAATTTTGCCACCACCGCCCAGCTTCGTCTATACCAGGATCAGGAATTGATCGGCCAGGAGGAAATCAAACTGCGGCAGGGAGAAAATATGCTGCTTTATTCCTCCGTTTTGGATGAAGCCGGGTTTCACAGCTTCCAGGCCAGCATCGAAGTGGAGCAGGATGGGGTGGCGGATAACAACGAAGCCTATGCCTTTAGCCTGGTTCAGGGTCCGCCCCGACTGCTCCTGGTAGAAGGGAAAAAAGGAGAAGCCCGGGGCCTGGAAGCGGTACTCTCCTCACTGAATATGGACTATGACCTGCTATCCCCGCGGGAACTGCCGGCAAGCCTGACCGAACTGCAGCGCTACGGGCTGATGATTCTCTGCAATGTGCCGGCGGAAGATCTCCGGGCCGAAGCCATGCAAGCTATACATACGGCGGTCAGGGATCTGGGCAAAGGATTGATAATGATAGGCGGAGAGGATAGTTTTGGACCAGGGGGATATTTCAATACCCCGGTGGAGAAAGCTCTGCCGGTATATATGGATTTACGGGGAAAGAAGGAAATACCCAGCCTGGGTTTGGTTCTGGTTATCGACAAGTCCGGCAGCATGTCGGAGGGCAGCGGCGGTTACAGCAAGGTGGAACTGGCCAAAGAGGCCGCCATTCAGGCCACCAGTATTTTGGGGCCGCTGGATATGGCCGGGGTGGTGGCCTTTGATGATACAGCTCAATGGGTGGTGGAATTTCAAGCGGTCAAAGACAAGGACGCCATACAGGATGATATTGCCACCATCCGGGCTGACGGGGGCACCAGCATTTATCCCGCCCTGGCCCTGGCTTATACGGCCCTCAAAGATGCCCATACCAAATTCAAACACATCATACTGCTCACCGATGGGCAGTCGGCCACTACCGGGGATTATTATTTTCTGAGCCGGAGAATGGCCCGGGCGGGGATAACCATGTCTACGGTGGCCGTGGGTGAGGGGGCGGACACCCTCTTGCTGGAACAACTGGCGGCATGGGGTCAGGGCCGGTATTATTTCAGTGATGAGATCTCCAATATTCCCCGCATATTTACCAAAGAAACCATGAAGGCCATAAAGAGTTATCTGGTAGAGGAAAGCTTTTTCCCGGTATTGACAGCGGAAAGCCCACTAATGGAAGGTATATCCGCCGTGCCGGCCCTCGAAGGCTATGTGGCCACCACGCCCAAGAAAACGGCCCAGGTAGTTTTGTCCAGCCATCGCCAGGACCCGGTGCTGGCCCAGTGGCAGTACGGACTGGGACGTTCCATCGCCTTCACCACTGATGGCGGTTGGCGCTGGTCCAGTGCCTGGACGGCCTGGGGAGATTACAATCATTTCTGGGCCAACCTGATTTCCTGGACCCTGCCCCGCAGCCAGCAGGATGCCAGGCTGGAACTCAAAACCAGTCTGGAGGGCCGGCAAGGTCTGATTCAAGTAGATTCCCGCGAGCTATCGCTTTCTTTGCCCAGTGAGGCGGTAGTGGTAGACCCGGAACTGAAGGCGCAGAAGATTAAACTGGAACCGGTAGCTCCGGGAAGATATGAGGGAAGATTCTCCACCGGTGAACCGGGGGTCTATTTCATAAATGTCACCCAGCAGGGAAACGAAGGCGAGCTGAGGTCGGCCAGCGGTGGGATAACTTTGGCCTATTCCCCCGAATATGCCGAGAGCGGCAGCGATGAGAAATTTCTGCAGGTCCTGGTGCAAGCGGGAGGCGGCAGTATAATAAGTGAGCCCCGCGAAGCTTTTGCTCCCAACCTGCCTGTAGCCCGAGGGGTACGGGAACTCTGGCCCTGGCTCTTGATGCTGGTGGCTTTGCTGCTTCCCCTGGATATTGCCAACCGCCGCCTGGCCTATAATTTAAGCGACCTGCAAGCTTGGTGGCAGCGGTGGAAAAAACCAGAGGGGACTGCTTCAGCCCACGCCCCGACAGCAGTTACTTTTAATCGCCTGCGCCAGCGGAAAGAGGATTTAAATGAGCAGGAAAGACAAAGGTCGGGCGGAAGGCAGCTTATTAAGGATGAAGCCCACAGCAAGCCGGAAAAGGCCTCTGTCTTGAGCCAATCCCGGGAAGGGAGCGAAAAGGATAAAGCACAGGAAAAGGATAAAGTACAGGAAACAAAGCAGGATAAAGATGGGATGTCCCGTTTACTTGCGGCCAAGAAGCGGGCCAGAAAATAA
- a CDS encoding vWA domain-containing protein, whose amino-acid sequence MSLLNPAGLGFAAIIPLIILLYLLKRRFQEKVISSTYLWEEVLKDMEATTPWQRLKKNLLLFLQLLAAFLLVMALSRPYLPVAGGLEKQLLVVLDASASMMASDVTPSRWGMAQKEVEKLIDRLGPGEKMTLIKMGEQPEVLQAASGDKNELRRSLRDAQLKTGRADLEAALSLIASLSRDSRDIMLLIVSDGKTLPVEHDPRIKCPVEFIQIGRESDNLAITTLATRRDSGQVLALARVQNFGEKAVVSDIELRVDGELFDIREIKLEAEGAREIIWEDLPVRAESIQAILQRPDFLLADNEAWAVVEELTENRALLVSEGNLFLEKALNLLPGMELFKTSPAEYDPALADYQLFIFDGWLPARLPQASIIIVNPPPGNHWLAINGEAKNLSGIKAAGEDSLLRYIDSSDWQVARSQKLLCPDWARTLLESEDVPLLLTGQLSGRVAIFSFDLHESNIPLQTGFPILVHNLVGWLLPGNAGASFDLNRSRISFDPHPEAEAIYLQRPGEKEERYLPPFPRSFSASRPGLYQINQVLSDRIEISFLARNQGDPLESDIKPAALPWQALEADSRGGGERLGKKELWPWLCWAVLLLLLLEWEVYRRGY is encoded by the coding sequence TTGTCGTTGCTTAACCCGGCAGGCCTTGGCTTTGCCGCTATAATTCCGCTGATAATTCTGCTATATCTTCTTAAAAGGCGTTTTCAGGAAAAAGTTATTTCCAGCACCTACCTCTGGGAAGAGGTCTTGAAGGATATGGAGGCCACTACCCCCTGGCAGCGTTTGAAGAAGAACCTGCTGCTTTTCCTGCAGCTGCTGGCGGCCTTCTTGCTGGTAATGGCCCTGAGCCGCCCCTACCTTCCGGTAGCCGGGGGCCTGGAGAAGCAGCTGCTGGTAGTACTCGATGCTTCCGCCAGCATGATGGCCAGTGATGTGACGCCATCCCGCTGGGGAATGGCCCAAAAAGAGGTGGAGAAGCTCATCGACCGGCTGGGCCCGGGGGAGAAGATGACCCTTATCAAAATGGGAGAGCAGCCGGAAGTCCTGCAGGCGGCGAGTGGCGACAAGAATGAGTTGCGCCGGTCTTTACGAGATGCGCAGCTGAAGACGGGACGGGCTGACCTGGAAGCAGCCCTTTCCTTAATTGCTTCACTTAGTCGTGATTCCCGGGATATTATGCTGCTTATAGTCAGCGATGGCAAAACCTTGCCGGTGGAGCATGACCCCAGAATCAAATGCCCGGTGGAGTTTATCCAAATTGGCCGGGAGAGTGACAACCTGGCCATTACCACCCTGGCTACCCGCCGGGACTCGGGGCAGGTTCTGGCCCTGGCCCGGGTGCAGAATTTTGGTGAAAAGGCGGTAGTAAGCGATATTGAACTCCGGGTCGATGGGGAACTGTTCGATATCAGGGAAATAAAGCTGGAAGCAGAAGGAGCCCGGGAGATAATCTGGGAGGATTTGCCTGTGAGGGCAGAGAGTATTCAGGCTATTTTGCAACGGCCTGATTTCCTGTTGGCTGATAACGAAGCCTGGGCAGTGGTGGAGGAATTAACGGAGAACCGGGCCCTGCTGGTAAGCGAGGGGAATCTTTTCCTGGAAAAGGCTTTAAACCTCCTTCCGGGAATGGAATTATTCAAGACCAGTCCCGCTGAATATGACCCCGCTCTCGCTGATTATCAGTTGTTCATCTTTGACGGCTGGCTACCTGCCCGCCTGCCCCAGGCTAGTATTATAATAGTCAATCCCCCTCCGGGCAATCACTGGCTGGCCATAAACGGTGAAGCGAAAAACCTCAGCGGGATAAAAGCCGCCGGGGAGGATTCCCTCCTGCGCTATATCGATAGCAGTGACTGGCAAGTAGCCCGGAGTCAAAAGCTGCTTTGCCCGGATTGGGCCAGAACCCTATTGGAAAGCGAAGATGTTCCTCTATTGCTGACCGGGCAGTTATCGGGCCGGGTGGCTATTTTCTCTTTTGATCTGCATGAGAGCAATATCCCTTTGCAAACCGGTTTCCCCATCTTAGTGCACAATTTAGTAGGCTGGCTCTTGCCCGGGAATGCCGGAGCAAGTTTTGATCTGAATCGCAGCCGCATTAGTTTTGACCCCCACCCGGAAGCGGAAGCGATATACTTGCAGAGGCCGGGGGAAAAAGAGGAGCGATATTTGCCTCCTTTTCCGCGCTCTTTCAGTGCCAGTCGTCCGGGCCTGTACCAGATAAACCAGGTTCTAAGCGATAGGATAGAGATAAGTTTCCTGGCCAGGAACCAGGGTGACCCTCTGGAATCAGATATAAAGCCAGCCGCACTGCCCTGGCAGGCGCTGGAAGCTGACAGCAGGGGCGGGGGGGAGCGGCTGGGCAAAAAAGAACTCTGGCCCTGGCTGTGCTGGGCAGTTCTGCTTTTGCTCTTGCTGGAATGGGAGGTGTACCGCCGTGGTTATTAA